Proteins encoded in a region of the Rutidosis leptorrhynchoides isolate AG116_Rl617_1_P2 chromosome 9, CSIRO_AGI_Rlap_v1, whole genome shotgun sequence genome:
- the LOC139868258 gene encoding uncharacterized protein yields MGREALCEFGAIVSTVHGMMKFPTPLGVATVYSDRIPIVGQVEQPLQRTAPVEHEGSVIINHSFPERTVQIGQTLSDVTKSALCELLANNADVFAWQESDMTGVPHTVAEHRLNANPSITPVSMAPECSAFLKNEVEKLVQADILREVKYQTWFANPILVKKANGSWRMCVDFKDINKACPKDNYPFPEIDWKVESLAGFRFKCFLDAYKGYHQIQMAECDEDKTAFHTDQGIFCYKKMPFGLKNAGATYQRVIDAAFREQIGRNVEAYVDDIVIKSETLTIYLAVGTEAVSTVIVTERGGTQMPVYFVRKVLQHGEVRYGGRNRSKLEEIYSNKFSMQVLSKPEVSGRLAKWAIELGEHEIHYAPRTAVKGQIMADFMVEFIGAASPEPVVEEIPNTVTWELFTDGASSSNGAGAGLILIGPDGEEHTYALRFEFPASNNEAEYEALLSGLRMAEKMGIKNLKVSVDSQLVANQMKGTFEARDPAMQNYLALVEEMANKFERFSITQVSRSLNKKADALSKLASSVFSHFAKDVWVEVLNQKSTNVVQEAASVEEVETWMSPIVTYLKTGTLPVDGSMARKIRMKAPMYLLRDGVLLKKSFTAPLLRCVDPSEVETIVREVHEGTCGMHTGFRTVVGKIMRLGMGTTRMNHDDEETKVDDDRDFYDGVKMMMTYTFRMDHKQFT; encoded by the exons ATGGGACGGGAAGCGTTGTGTGAATTCGGCGCTATAGTTTCTACAGTACACGGAATGATGAAATTCCCAACCCCGTTAGGTGTTGCAACTGTTTACTCTGATCGAATACCGATTGTAGGCCAGGTTGAGCAACCGCTACAGCGGACGGCACCGGTTGAGCATGAGGGGAGTGTCATCATTAACCATTCCTTTCCCGAAAGGACGGTTCAGATTGGGCAAACGCTATCTGATGTGACGAAAAGCGCGTTATGTGAACTTTTGGCAAACAACGCCGATGTATTCGCGTGGCAAGAGTCTGATATGACGGGAGTACCCCACACCGTAGCAGAACATCGCTTAAACGCTAACCCAAGTATAACTCCTGTGAG tatggCTCCGGAATGTAGCGCCTTCTTAAAAAACGAGGTAGAAAAGTTAGTACAGGCAGACATACTACGTGAGGTTAAGTatcagacatggttcgctaatccAATATTAGTCAAGAAGGCGAATGGCTCGTGGCGAATGTGTGTCGATTTTAAAGACATCAATAAGGCTTGTCCCAAGGATAATTATCCGTTTCCAGAGATAGATTGGAAGGTAGAGTCGCTGGCGGGTTTTCGTTTCAAATGTTTCCTCGACGCTTACAAAGGATACCACCAGATCCAGATGGCGGAATGCGATGAAGACAAAACCGCGTTCCACACAGATCAAGGCATTTTTTGTTACAAAAAGATGCCCTTTGGTTTGAAAAATGCTGGAGCCACGTACCAGCGCGTCATTGACGCTGCGTTTAGGGAACAAATTGGTCGAAATGTGGAGGCATATGTCGACGACATAGTAATCAAAA GCGAAACTCTTACAATTTACTTGGCGGTGGGAACTGAGGCTGTTAGCACGGTGATCGTCACGGAACGTGGTGGCACGCAGATGCCAGTTTATTTTGTGAGAAAAGTGCTACAACATGGCGAA GTACGGTACGGCGGTCGAAACCGGAGCAAATTGGAGGAAATTTATTCTAACAAGTTTTCCATGCAGGTACTGAGCAAACCGGAGGTTTCGGGCAGACTAGCCAAGTGGGCAATCGAATTGGGCGAACATGAAATCCATTACGCCCCCCGTACTGCTGTCAAAGGCCAGATCATGGCAGATTTTATGGTTGAATTTATAGGCGCCGCGTCACCAGAGCCGGTTGTTGAAGAAATACCGAACACCGTCACGTGGGAACTATTCACTGACGGTGCGTCAAGTTCTAACGGCGCAGGTGCAGGTCTAATCCTAATTGGCCCTGACGGCGAGGAACACACTTACGCATTGCGTTTTGAGTTCCCCGCCTCCAATAATGAAGCGGAATATGAGGCATTGCTGTCTGGTTTAAGAATGGCTGAAAAAATGGGAATTAAAAATCTGAAGGTGTCGGTTGATTCTCAACTTGTAGCAAACCAAATGAAAGGGACATTTGAAGCTAGAGATCCGGCTATGCAAAACTATTTGGCATTGGTCGAAgaaatggccaacaaattcgagcgTTTTTCAATAACGCAGGTGTCGCGATCCTTGAATAAAAAGGCCGACGCACTCAGCAAGCTCGCGTCAAGCGTATTCAGCCACTTCGCCAAGGACGTTTGGGTGGAGGTCCTTAATCAAAAATCCACTAACGTGGTACAG GAGGCGGCCTCTGTAGAGGAGGTCGAGACATGGATGAGTCCCATTGTTACATATCTAAAGACCGGGACGTTACCAGTCGACGGGTCAATGGCACGTAAGATTCGTATGAAAGCACCTATGTATTTGTTGAGGGACGGAGTTCTACTCAAGAAATCCTTCACGGCACCACTTTTAAGGTGTGTCGATCCAAGCGAGGTGGAAACAATTGTAAGGGAGGTGCATGAAGGGACTTGTGGCATGCATACAGGATTTAGGACCGTTGTAGGAAAGATAATGCGGCTAGG AATGGGAACGACTAGGATGAATCACGATGATGAAGAAACGAAGGTTGATGATGATCGTGATTTCTATGATGGTGTAAAGATGATGATGACGTACACGTTTCGTATGGATCATAAACAATTCACGTGA